A segment of the Nitrosopumilus sp. genome:
AATTTACAATTCCAGCTTTTGATGCCTTTCGTAAAAGCAGTTCAGTTTCGGCACTGCAAGGTATTGCAACATCCGGAATTTTTTTTAGAATTTCAAGATCTTGAGAAAGATCTGCTTTATTGGCCGCGATTATCATAGGCTTTGTATTTTTTCTTAGTTCTTTTACAAACGTTTCAATATCGATATCCGTCCATTCTTTGGGATTTCTAGCAACAAGTCCTTGTTTTTGTAACACTTCATGTACCTGAAAGTCTTTAATTCCCAATCCAGAAAATCGTTTTGCAATACCATCAGTAAGTTTTGCTCTTTTTTGATCTATCTCACGAGTGATCTTATCCCATTCTCTCTTGAGAATATCTATAAACCATTGATCAAACTCATCCTTGACAAATGCAATGTCTTCCAAAGGATCATGAGTTCCAACAGGAACAGATTGCCCTTGAATATCAGTAGTACCTGCAATATCAACAACGTGAATTAAAACTTCAGCCTGTCTTGCATCGTCAAGGAATTGATTTCCAAGGCCCTTACCCTCATGTGCACCCGGAACCAATCCAGCAACATCAATAATCTTTACAGGAATATAACGAGTGCCATTTATACAAAGTGGATTGTCATGCTGAATTTTAAAATGCATGCAAGCGCATTCAGATTTTACATATGCCACGCCGACATTTGGTTCAATCGTGGTAAAAGGGAAATTACCTGTCGCCACATAGGTTTCAGTTGCAGCAGAGAAAAATGTAGATTTTCCAACGTTTGCTTTACCTAATAAACCAATTTGCAATAATGTAAAACATCCAATTCTACTTATTAGTATTGCAGAAATTGTTTAATCTGGTCAAGTGTGATTTCATACAATGTCAATAGTTATTACTGGAAATCCAGGTGTGGGAAAACATACAATCACACGCAAAATTGCAGATAGGCTAAAGTTATCAATATTAGACATCAATACAACTGCAAAAGATTCAGGATTGTTTGAAGAAAATGACGGTACAAACGATATAGATGTAAAAAAACTTAGAGAAATAATCGAACATAAAATATATGAAAAAAACATCATCGTAGGGCATTTGGCACCATATGTTTTACACAAGAATCAAGTTAAGATAATGATCGTTTTAAGAAGAAATCCTTATGATTTGATCTCAGTTTACAGAGATAGAAAATATTCAGAGAAGAAAATTAAAGAGAATGCAGGTAGTGAAATATTAGGAATTATTGCTCACGATGCAACCAACCAATTCAACGAGAAAGTATTTCAAATAAACGTCAGCAAAAAGACCATTTTAGAAACGGTGGAAGAAACATTGGAATTAATTTTGGGCAATGAAAATAATGAAGATGTAGACTGGCTTGAATTAGTAAATAGCAATAACGACCTGAAAAAATTTTTTTAGTGATTGATTAAATAACGCCTCAAAATTTGTATAATTACTTGTTTGAAATATCT
Coding sequences within it:
- a CDS encoding AAA family ATPase, which gives rise to MSIVITGNPGVGKHTITRKIADRLKLSILDINTTAKDSGLFEENDGTNDIDVKKLREIIEHKIYEKNIIVGHLAPYVLHKNQVKIMIVLRRNPYDLISVYRDRKYSEKKIKENAGSEILGIIAHDATNQFNEKVFQINVSKKTILETVEETLELILGNENNEDVDWLELVNSNNDLKKFF
- the ychF gene encoding redox-regulated ATPase YchF; the protein is MQIGLLGKANVGKSTFFSAATETYVATGNFPFTTIEPNVGVAYVKSECACMHFKIQHDNPLCINGTRYIPVKIIDVAGLVPGAHEGKGLGNQFLDDARQAEVLIHVVDIAGTTDIQGQSVPVGTHDPLEDIAFVKDEFDQWFIDILKREWDKITREIDQKRAKLTDGIAKRFSGLGIKDFQVHEVLQKQGLVARNPKEWTDIDIETFVKELRKNTKPMIIAANKADLSQDLEILKKIPDVAIPCSAETELLLRKASKAGIVNYSPGDESFTMTEGKDLLPPQQKALDLVKSVFSKIPSTGIQKILNTAVFDSLKFIVVYPVEDEAKLINKDGVVLPDTKLLPQDSTAKDLAFLIHADIAKGFLHAIDCKTKQRISGDQKLKDGDVIKIVSTLSRG